The proteins below come from a single Limnobaculum xujianqingii genomic window:
- the recJ gene encoding single-stranded-DNA-specific exonuclease RecJ has translation MNKTQLRRRPQVDSSTLPSTIPPLLRHLYASRGVTDASELDKGARSLLSYQQLDGIQQGVDLLLAALKDKRQIVIVGDFDADGATSTALSILALSSMGFTRVKYLVPNRFEDGYGLSPEVVEQAAELGAELIVTVDNGISSHAGVDSAHAKGIQVLVTDHHLPGETLPDADAIINPNLDNCEFPSKSLAGVGVAFYLMLALRARLREEKWFEQQSIVEPNLAELLDLVALGTVADVVPLDANNRILVHQGLNRIRAGQCRPGIKALLEVSKRDARQLTANDMGFSLGPRLNAAGRLDNMSIGVELLLSNDMAEARGMASDLDTLNHTRREIEQGMQVEALALCQQLEQNEAELPYGVAMYHPEWHQGVVGILASRIKERFYRPVIAFAPAGDGILKGSGRSIAGLHLRDALERLDTLYPGLMLRFGGHAMAAGLSLEEARFSEFQQRFADLIGEWLDPSALEGVIWTDGELENALLTLDTAELLRDGGPWGQSFPEPVFDGQFKILQQRLVGERHLKVTVEPVDGGMLLDGIAFNIDTTQWPDASIKQATIAYKLDINEYRGNRNVQLMIQHLWAN, from the coding sequence GTGAGTTGGATAAAGGTGCCAGAAGTTTACTGAGCTATCAGCAACTGGACGGTATTCAGCAAGGCGTTGATTTGCTGTTAGCGGCGCTGAAGGATAAACGTCAGATTGTCATAGTGGGTGATTTTGATGCAGATGGCGCAACCAGTACGGCATTAAGCATTCTGGCGCTAAGCAGCATGGGTTTTACCCGGGTGAAATATCTGGTACCTAACCGGTTTGAAGACGGTTATGGCCTGAGTCCGGAAGTGGTTGAACAGGCCGCCGAGCTGGGAGCTGAATTAATTGTCACCGTGGATAACGGCATTTCTTCCCATGCCGGTGTAGATAGCGCTCATGCTAAAGGTATTCAGGTGTTGGTCACTGACCACCATCTGCCGGGAGAAACACTACCCGACGCAGACGCTATTATTAACCCTAATTTAGATAACTGTGAGTTTCCTTCCAAGTCTCTGGCGGGAGTTGGTGTCGCCTTCTATTTGATGCTGGCCTTACGGGCTCGTTTACGTGAAGAAAAGTGGTTTGAACAACAGAGTATTGTGGAACCTAATCTGGCTGAACTGTTGGATTTAGTGGCATTGGGCACAGTGGCGGATGTGGTTCCATTGGATGCCAATAACCGGATTCTGGTACATCAGGGGCTCAACCGTATTCGTGCCGGGCAGTGCCGTCCGGGTATTAAGGCGTTGCTGGAAGTCTCCAAGCGAGATGCACGTCAACTGACGGCAAATGATATGGGCTTTTCACTGGGACCACGACTGAATGCGGCCGGGCGTCTGGATAATATGTCGATTGGCGTCGAATTACTGCTGAGTAACGATATGGCCGAAGCGCGCGGGATGGCAAGCGACCTGGATACCTTAAACCATACGCGCCGCGAGATTGAGCAGGGAATGCAGGTTGAAGCATTAGCCCTGTGCCAGCAGCTTGAGCAAAACGAAGCTGAGCTACCTTACGGTGTGGCAATGTACCATCCTGAATGGCATCAGGGGGTGGTAGGTATTTTGGCCTCGAGAATTAAGGAGCGTTTTTATCGCCCGGTGATTGCGTTTGCACCTGCTGGTGATGGCATTCTCAAAGGTTCCGGACGTTCTATTGCCGGGCTACACCTGCGTGATGCTCTTGAGCGATTAGATACCCTTTATCCCGGCTTAATGCTGCGATTTGGTGGCCATGCTATGGCGGCCGGGTTATCCCTTGAAGAAGCCCGCTTCAGCGAGTTTCAGCAGCGTTTTGCCGATTTGATTGGCGAATGGTTAGACCCATCAGCACTGGAAGGGGTTATCTGGACCGATGGCGAACTGGAAAATGCTTTATTAACGTTGGACACCGCAGAGTTATTACGCGATGGCGGTCCCTGGGGGCAATCCTTTCCGGAACCGGTATTTGACGGCCAGTTTAAAATTTTACAGCAGCGTCTGGTTGGTGAACGCCATTTAAAAGTTACCGTTGAACCGGTGGACGGAGGCATGTTATTAGACGGTATCGCATTCAATATTGATACTACTCAGTGGCCGGATGCCAGTATTAAACAGGCGACTATTGCCTATAAACTGGATATTAATGAATATCGCGGTAATCGTAATGTTCAATTAATGATTCAGCACCTGTGGGCTAATTAA